Proteins encoded together in one Bacillota bacterium window:
- a CDS encoding IS1634 family transposase — MDKLWYYEGKYPDGGDPMNINTNKITPVIDGPIPLILSHARKLGIADEINNRTARDDEKSIISTGMGIEAIIANILTDRKALYKVQEFYEDKDVEKFFGPGINAEHFNDDTLGRILDAFYEANPKEIFTSIALKSIGTYNIKVKTIHADTTSKSVYGEYDTCEEDDLQIVRGHSKDRRPDLKQIMFGLANTNKKVLVGGEVLNGNTSDKTWNNSFIQEMRKNLSQADIEYIIYTADSSFVTEDNLKVAQGDDKTPKTIFISRLPGNFNLEEELKLKALSTPEAWVNIGTLHDKKNAAVYKIQSFTGFLYDTPYRFIVCHSNHLDGRKLKALQAAIKRENDQTTKAVAELEAVDYYCEEDAQAALDKFIAENPLEYHSLSGKTTVEERVKKRSRQGRPRKDETKEVEIWHKVKVRVFEEHVKIDKHKEKAGLFVLVTNELDPRKISDTEVLTEYKEQSSVEINFKILKDPYFVDEIYLKDPKRVEAFGYILLLALMVYTLIEYQVREALSKEDDPLMIPGGIKSHKPTARAILELLENILVLLITLEDGSLLRVIGSGVNDNIKRLLSLAGFSEAIYTAEYIA, encoded by the coding sequence ATGGATAAATTGTGGTACTATGAAGGAAAATATCCTGATGGAGGAGATCCCATGAACATCAATACCAATAAGATAACTCCCGTAATTGATGGACCTATCCCCTTGATTTTGAGTCATGCAAGGAAACTGGGGATAGCCGATGAAATAAATAATCGTACTGCCCGGGATGATGAGAAGAGCATCATCTCTACTGGTATGGGTATAGAAGCTATCATTGCCAACATCCTTACAGACCGTAAAGCACTGTACAAGGTCCAGGAATTCTATGAGGATAAGGATGTGGAGAAATTCTTTGGACCTGGGATTAATGCTGAGCATTTTAACGATGACACATTAGGCCGTATCCTGGATGCCTTCTATGAGGCTAATCCCAAGGAGATATTCACCAGCATTGCCTTAAAGAGTATTGGAACCTATAACATTAAAGTAAAGACCATCCATGCCGACACTACCAGTAAGTCAGTGTATGGTGAGTATGATACCTGTGAAGAAGATGACCTTCAGATTGTCAGGGGCCACAGTAAAGACCGTCGTCCGGATCTTAAGCAGATTATGTTCGGTCTGGCAAATACCAATAAGAAAGTCCTTGTAGGTGGCGAAGTTTTAAATGGAAATACCAGTGATAAAACCTGGAACAACTCCTTCATCCAGGAGATGCGGAAGAACTTAAGCCAAGCTGATATAGAATACATCATCTATACAGCAGACAGCAGCTTTGTTACAGAGGATAACCTAAAGGTAGCCCAGGGAGATGATAAGACACCCAAGACCATCTTTATCTCAAGGCTTCCCGGGAACTTCAATCTGGAGGAAGAACTAAAGCTGAAAGCCTTGTCAACACCGGAGGCTTGGGTTAATATAGGCACTCTCCATGATAAGAAGAATGCTGCCGTCTACAAAATCCAGAGCTTTACCGGTTTTCTTTACGATACTCCGTACCGATTTATTGTCTGTCATTCCAACCATCTGGATGGACGTAAACTCAAAGCTTTGCAGGCAGCTATAAAGAGAGAGAATGATCAGACTACCAAGGCCGTGGCTGAACTGGAGGCTGTTGATTACTACTGTGAAGAAGATGCCCAGGCAGCTTTAGATAAGTTCATCGCCGAGAATCCACTGGAATATCACAGCCTTTCCGGAAAAACAACAGTAGAGGAAAGGGTAAAAAAGCGCTCCCGCCAAGGGCGGCCCCGTAAAGATGAAACAAAGGAAGTAGAAATCTGGCACAAAGTAAAGGTCAGGGTCTTTGAAGAACACGTAAAGATTGATAAACACAAGGAAAAGGCCGGGTTATTCGTACTGGTAACCAATGAGCTTGACCCTAGGAAGATTTCAGACACTGAAGTACTAACGGAATACAAGGAACAGTCATCCGTTGAGATTAACTTCAAGATTCTAAAGGACCCATACTTTGTGGATGAAATCTATCTCAAAGACCCCAAACGTGTAGAAGCCTTTGGATATATCCTTCTGCTCGCCTTGATGGTCTACACTCTGATTGAATACCAGGTACGGGAAGCTCTTTCTAAAGAGGATGATCCTCTGATGATTCCAGGGGGCATTAAGTCCCATAAACCAACGGCCAGAGCAATCCTGGAACTTTTAGAAAACATCCTGGTTCTTTTGATCACACTGGAGGATGGCTCCCTTCTACGGGTAATTGGCAGTGGGGTTAATGATAATATCAAGAGACTTTTAAGTTTGGCCGGGTTCAGTGAGGCGATTTATACAGCAGAATACATTGCATAG
- a CDS encoding NUDIX domain-containing protein: MVKVTAALIVKDNQILIAKRKSNAKLANKWEFPGGKIEAGETPEECLRRELKEELNINRYSAGINYH, encoded by the coding sequence ATGGTAAAAGTCACTGCAGCACTAATAGTGAAAGATAACCAAATATTGATTGCCAAACGTAAATCGAATGCAAAACTGGCAAATAAATGGGAGTTCCCTGGCGGCAAAATTGAAGCTGGAGAAACTCCGGAAGAATGCTTGAGAAGGGAATTAAAAGAAGAGCTTAACATTAACAGATATTCCGCAGGTATAAACTACCATTAA